In the Desulfosporosinus acidiphilus SJ4 genome, ACATCGATTCCTGAAAGAGCGGCAGTTTTGAGCGCCATCATTAAACTTTCATCGGGGATAAAATAGGGCGTTTCGATTTTTATATTCTTTTTAGCCATTGTCAGTGCGACGAAAAATCCCTGCAAAATAGATGAGCGGGTAGTATCTGGGCCACCGACACCAATCTGAATCGGAAGAATGTCGGGAATATCAACTTTTGGGAAGTAAATTTCCCCCTTTATCTCTTGCTCTGATACTGAATACCAATCATTTAAAAAAATTGTTTGCAGAGTATGTACGGATTCACCTAAAAGTTTTATATGGGTATCTCTCCAAAATCCCAGCTTCGGGTTGCGGGAAAGGTATTCATCTCCTATGTTTAATCCTCCCATAAAACCTACAGATCCATCCACAATCACGATTTTGCGGTGGTAACGCAAATTGAGCCTGGGAGTTAAAAAAGGAAAACGTACAGGAAAATACCAATGGGCTTGTATTCCCATCTTTCGCATAGTGCCCATAAAATTTCCCGCAATCGAGAGGCTTCCGACTCCATCCAATAGGACTCGAACCTCCACTCCCTCCGAGGATTTACGTGATAAAATCTTTAAAATATCGGCACCAATTTCATCATCCTTAAAGATATAGTAACTCAGATGGATATGATGAGAGGCATTTTCTAATGCTTGAAGTAAAGCCTTAAATTTCTCTCCGCCATTGACAAGTACAACAACACGATTATGGACACTTGGAGGAGCATAACCACTGTTATAAAGGAGTTTTAATATTTTAGGGTCAATAGAACGTTCCTGATATAACATCGGACATTCCTGCTCTAAAAGGGTTTCTTGTTGATCGCTATTATAAGGCAGTCTTTTGGAAATAAGAGTTTTTTTCTTAAACAATTGATTGCGTTGCCTTTGAGCAAACAAGACGTAAAGAAGAAAACCAAGGACAGGCAGAAGGCTGAGAATAAACAGCCAAGTTACCGTTTTCCCCGGATCTTTATTTTCAAGTAGAATAACGGATCCAAAAAGAACTATTTGAACAAATAGCAGTAAAATTAACCAATACACATCTCCACCGCCCAGTTATAATTCCGGCAAGTATTTAACAAATGCTCTAGGTATTATGTGCACATGTAGTTGATTTTAATGCTTTTGTACTAATTCAAATGCTGCAAATACATCAAAGAGTACTTGCATCCGAGGTGATGGCGAACACTATTGCATTGGCAAGCGGTGATAATTCAAGGAAACTTCTCCCACAATTTAGGCAAGTTCTCATACTTAACTGGATTAGTTTTAGGTGTGAGTGGAAAGCCTTTTGATGAATTCACAAGGATTCTGTTTCCCTTATGCCAATATTTAATTTTTTATTATGTGGCCAAGCTGCCAAAATAGCTCCTAATAAGACACAGGCGGCACCGATACCTTGAGTAGTATTTAAATACTCACCTAAGAGAATATAAGCTAAACCTACTGTTAACACCGGCTCCAAAGTACTGACAATAGAGGCTGTCGTTGGTCCAACTCTCCGAAGCCCCCCAAAAAAAGTTAAGATAGCTATGATGGTAGATAAAATTGCAATCCCCAAAATATCCAGCCAGGTTAAAACTGAGATATTCCAAGTGAATCCCTGAATCACACCGGTTAACCCATAGGTTACACAGGCTGCACTTGAAATCACTGCAGAACTAAGCAACGGGCTAACAGAATTTATGACGCGATTGCTCGTTAAAATATAGACTGAATAAATTGCTGAAGCACCCAAAGCGCATAATATACCAAGAACATTCAATCCTCCAAAGTTTAATCCTAAAACAAAGATTAATCCTATAATGGAAAACAACAAACCGCCGACTTTTATAACAGAAAGTCTTTCTTGTTTAGTTGCCAAAGCTAAGATTGTAACTAGAATCGGGTATACATAAAAAATAAGAGAAGCCATGGATGCCGGAATAAATTTTACAGCTGAAATATATAACCCGGCTTGCCCTGCATAAATTATTCCGCCAAGCAACCAAAGTCGCAAAAAGTCTCGTTTGGCTAAATGGATAGTACTTTTTCTCACGATAATTAGACCCCAAAAAACCGCGGCGGCAATCAGAAAACGTATAAACAAAACCGTTGCCAAACTTGCTCCGCCCGCAAAAACAAATTTCCCAAAGATGGGATAGAAGGCAAAACCTAAGGCGGATATAAGAATTGCCACTATTCCACGACCGTGTCCATTGCTCCTCACGTTATTCATTTTGTCATCTCCAGAATTATTTTCAACAATTTATATTACCATGTTTAATTGTGCGATGACAATTTATTCTCAACCGATGTTTTTCTTTCCCTATAGAGATCCCTTCAACTATCGTAATAACTAGACCACCAGGAAAGTAGACCAGCGCATCCTTTCTGATAGTACAAAAAAAGTCAATCAGCAAGAGCCTTAATCTCTGGCTGATTGACCTATATTCCATTTTTAAAATTACAAATAGGCTGTTTCACCGTGCAGAATTGCATCCAGTCCCTTTATTTCCACTTCCTTAGGCACACGCACAGATTCAAAAACATTTATAATTTTTAAGATAAGATACGTTACACCAAAAGCATAAAGAGCCGTGAAAGCAACCCCTAGTATTTGAATTAAAAATTGATGCAGATTTCCTTGAACCAGACCGCTCGTATGATTAACGCTCGATATTGCAAATACACCCACCAAAATTGATCCTAGAATACCTCCGACTCCATGCACTCCCCAAACGTCAAGAGCATCATCCCAATCGAGTTTTATGCGTAATTGAACCGCTGCATAACAAACAACCCCAGCCAGTAAACCGATGATAGCAGCTCCCCAAGGCCGGACATAGCCTGCAGCAGGCGTAATAGTTGCTAAGCCAGCAACTGCACCAGTAAGAACACCTAACATGGTCGGTTTTTTCTCATGAATCCAAGATATAATAAGCCAGGCAATCATGGCCAGGGAACCTGCAATATCGGTATTGACGCAAGCGGTTGCCGCAACACCATTAGCAGCTAACGCACTGCCGCCATTAAATCCAAACCAGCCAAACCATAAGAGTCCTGTCCCCAAAGCAACAAAGGCAATGTTATGCGGCGCAGTGCTCTCTCCTGGTTGCAAAACTCGTTTTCCAACGAAAAACACTGAGGCCAAAGCGGCAATTCCGGCAGTAACATGAACAACAATACCGCCTGCAAAATCAACAAGCCCCATTTGGGCCAGAAAGCCTCCACCCCAGACCCAATGAGCCACAGGTATATAGACAAAAATACTCCATAATACTAAAAACTTAAGATAACTTTTAAAACTTATCCTATCGGCAAAGGCCCCGGTAATCAAAGCAGGCGTAATTACGGCAAACATCTCTTGATAAAAGAAAAATACTAGGAAAGGTATGGTTGGCCCATAAGCCGGATTTGGGGTCATGCCCACTCCGCTTAAACCAAAATATTGTAAACTTCCTATAATACCATGAAAATCTTTACCAAAGGCTAGACTAAATCCTCCCAGGACCCAAATGGCCGTCACGATTCCCATTGAAACAAAGTTCTGAATCATGATTGTCAATACGTTCTTCTTTCTTACCAGGCCACCGTAAAAAAATGCTAAACCCGGGGTCATAAGACAGACCAAAGCGGCACTTATTAAAACAAACGCCGTATCTCCTGTATTAATCATCATAATCCTCCCATTTATTAATTTTTAAAGTCAAATAAATCTTAAACTAAAACGAAGGATTAATTAATACGGGATTTACTGTATTATACGGCAATTTTCACTGTATTTAATTTTCGCCCTATTAATTATACCTCGATGATATGATTTCGAACTGCATATAAAACTAAATCGGCTAGGCTTTTAAATTCCATTTTATGCATGATATTAGACCTATGAGTTTCCACGGTTTTTAAACTCAAATTCAGCATGTTGGCTATTTGTTTGTTACTATTTCCTTCAGCAAGAAGCTGGATTATTTCTCTTTCTCTTGAAGAAATAAGTTCATCGGGCTCTCCCTTCTTAAGATTAAAATTCTTCACAAAGCCGGCTACGACCGTGGAAGTAATATCTGTTGAAAGATATATTCCACCTAATTGTACTATTCTAATTGCCTTTAATAATTCTTCGAGTGCATTATCCTTTAATACATAGCCACTAACCTGCGACTGATAGGCCCGGGCCACAAATTCTTCATTCTTATGCATTGTTAAGATTATTACTTTTATTTCTGGGCAATCTCTTTTAATTCGTTCTGCCACTTCCAAACCATTAAGCCGGGGAAGAGAAATATCTAGTATAGCGATATCCGGTTTTAAGCGCAGAATTTCCTGCAATGCCATCTGCCCATCAGGGGCCTCACCAATTATTTCTATATCATTTTCTTGTTGGAGTAAAATAAGTAATGATTCTCGGAGTATTTTATGATCATCTGCTAAAAATACTTTAATCTTCAAAAGGCACCTCCATCATCAATGAAGTTCCTTGGCCTTCTGCCGTTATAATCTGAAGTCTCCCGCCCAGCATTTGCAATCTTTCCTGAATCGAATTCAACCCCAATCCCGTATGTACTCCATCGGCCTCAAAACCTACTCCATTATCGCTGACCTGAAACAAATACAAATTCCTTTTAAGCCTTACAAAATTAACGTTTACCATTGTTGCCCGAGCATGTTTTAAGATATTTGTCAAACATTCCTGAATTACTCGATATATATTCAAGACCGCAGCATCCTCCCAAGCAGGCATTTCCGTTAATAAATTAAATTCCGATTTGATGCCTGTAGTCTTTTCAAAGTTCTTTATTAAAACTTCAATTGCAGTACTAAGACCCTTTTCCCGTAAAAAGGCTGGTTTCAAATTAAATAGCACAGCCCTAATATCCTCTATAGTTTGGGTTGCAAGGTTAACAGTTCCTTCAACTTGATTGCCCAATTTATTATCTTTGTACTCTGTTTTAACCTTATTTGCAATCATACCCAATTGTAATTTTAAAGCCGCCAAGGATTGTCCAACGCCATCATGGATATCTCTTGCCAATTTAAGCCGTTCATGCTCCTGCGTTTCTACCAAAAGTTTAGCCTGTTTCTGCAATAATTGATTTTGAGCATGAATTTTCAGATTGAGATCTTGTGTTAAATTTTCATAATGTGTCATTTTCAAATAGTCTTGCCATGAATAAATATCAGCAAATTCAACAATGTTTAACCCTTTGTCCTCTTCTTCTTCGGTTACCCGTAAGCCGAGTGTTTTTTTGATTGTATAAAACATTAACAGACCCAAACCAAAGGCCCAGACAAAATTAAGTATTACCCCCGATAACTGAACTAGAATCTTAACTATACGTGTTTGGCCTCCAAGAAATTCTACGGGAGTAAATAAAGCTAATAATATGGTCCCTGCAGCACCTCCAAAACCGTGTATAGGTACTGCACCCACAGCATCATCTAATCCTAGTTTTTCTAGCAATAAGCTAGCTAAAACAACGACCACCCCTGCGATAAACCCTACCATAACCGCTTGAAAAGGATAAAGATAATTAGACCCAGCCGTTATTGCCACTAATCCACCCAAGGCGCCTGAAAAAACAGCTTCCATATAACTATGATTTTTAATAAAGACACTGGTTGTCAGTACAGCACCAACAACCCCTGCTGCTGCTGAAAAATTTGTATTTAAGAGGATTAGCCCAACACGATCATTGAATTCCAAAAGGCTTCCTCCATTAAACCCGAACCAACTAAACCATAAAATAAATGTTCCCAATACAGCAAACGGTATATTCGATCTCCCTAATTTCTTAATTCTCCCATGATCGTCCCACTTATCCTTACGCGGCCCCACAATGATAATTCCTGCTAAAGAGACCCAGCCCGCAGTGCAATGGACGACTGTGGCTCCTGCAAAATCCATAAATCCCAACTGTTTTAGCCAGGCCGACTGATTGGTAAACATATCTGCCCACACCCAGTGCCCATATAAAGGATAGATAAATCCTGCCAGAAAAACGTCAGCAATTAATAAGGGCAAAAGTCTGGTTCTCTCCGTCATACTCCCAGATACAATTGTTACTGCTGTTCCGGCAAACATTAATTCAAAAAATACAAAAACAAAGCCCAGGGAATTGTGTGCTTGAGATAGGTTATTAAGAAACCAGAAATTGCCGCCAAAAAGCCCCCAATGACTCTTTCCGAACATAAGTGCAAATCCTATAAAACAATAAACTAAAGTTGTAATGACAAATGTAATGATATTTTCAATGGCAACACTAATGACATTTTTGGATTGAATGAAACCAACTTCATAACAAACAAAACCCGCTTGCATAAAGAATACAAAACATGCACTGACAATGATCCATAAATGATTAATACTCATGCAGTATTTCACTCCACATAAACCATAAAAATAATCCTGTACGAAAATTCTAAACTTTTATGTGCTGAATTAATTATAAATTTTATTTCGCTGCAGTTATCTTACCAAGAAAACGTTTCCATTTATACGTATGTTACAAATAATTTACTCGCCAGAATAAGGAGTTAGGTTCTACCCATTTGGGTAAAGTGCCCTCGATTTGTGAAAAAATATCAACTCATCATTTCCTGACCTTTGGGGAACAGTACTCATGGGTACAACGAGAGGCTGCTCCATTTTAGTTAGAGAAATTTCGGTCGTTGACGATTATCTGATATTTCCGTTTACGTCTGTTTGGATTTTGCACTTTGAGTAGTCGCGCGTTTCAAAAAAGTTCACCCTTAATCCTAGAGTATCTTAAAATTATATTTGCTGCTTATCCCTACAGAGTTAGAATTTAACCTTTTATATTGTGAGAAAAATAGCTTGCCAATACTTGAAGACTTTCATCCCGCAATATTCCTGCTGTCACCTCTGGTTTAAATGGTGAGTTATTAAATACAATTTGACAGCACTGACTGCCGTTTTCACCCAATATGTTACATAAGTCAATATCACTGGCTCCATAAACCAGTCTGCCAAGCTTGGTCCAAACCATTGCTCCACAACACATGAAACATGGCTCACAACTTGAATATAGCGTATATTCTCGTAAATCAACAATATGTGTCTCATAACAGAACTTCCGAATTAATCCGGCTTCGGCGTGAAATGTCGGGTCAGTTGCAGTATATATCTGATTTTCATTGGTATAAACTATTTCATTATCTTTCACAAGAACCGCCCCAAAAGGTTCATTGCCATGTTCTACCGCTGAAATAGCCAATTCAATTGCTATCTTCATGAAAAATTCATCTGTTTTAGCCATTTTTAGACCTCCAACCATTCTTTACTACTAATGAGCAAATTATGTTGCAGAAATTTTGCAAGGGCCACTCTCTATTTGCATTCGTTCCCTATTTTCCCATATTTACAATATCCTTACTATATATACATAATATGGAACTAAACCTCCTATGTTTTCATAAAGTGTACTAGGTTAATAATCTATTTCAAATATAAGGAGGGGGTATTATGTGGTGGGGTCCTCGCTGGTGGGGGATTGGTTTCGGTTGGCCGTTCTTTGGTCCTTGGTGGTAGTAATTAACTAATGTTAATTAATAATTTTACTTTAAAAGTTTGTTTCTTCCTAACTATTTTTTATTAAGGGAGGATTTTAAAATGGCATATGGTGTTGACGGTGTTTGTACCCCTAATTTTCTTCCCGGTATTGGTATAGTTGTTGTTATTATTCTTCTGCTTATCGCTATGGGAATAGTATTTTAATTTAAAGGAGAGTGTA is a window encoding:
- the cls gene encoding cardiolipin synthase, giving the protein MYWLILLLFVQIVLFGSVILLENKDPGKTVTWLFILSLLPVLGFLLYVLFAQRQRNQLFKKKTLISKRLPYNSDQQETLLEQECPMLYQERSIDPKILKLLYNSGYAPPSVHNRVVVLVNGGEKFKALLQALENASHHIHLSYYIFKDDEIGADILKILSRKSSEGVEVRVLLDGVGSLSIAGNFMGTMRKMGIQAHWYFPVRFPFLTPRLNLRYHRKIVIVDGSVGFMGGLNIGDEYLSRNPKLGFWRDTHIKLLGESVHTLQTIFLNDWYSVSEQEIKGEIYFPKVDIPDILPIQIGVGGPDTTRSSILQGFFVALTMAKKNIKIETPYFIPDESLMMALKTAALSGIDVQIIIQGVPEHKVTYWAMNSYLEELLKAGVQIYQYMKGILHAKILLIDDNLASVGSANMDVRSFVLDFEISAFIYDSNITMILKENFEQDLKESRSINLETFQTRPYYERLKESLARLFSPLL
- a CDS encoding EamA family transporter, with the translated sequence MNNVRSNGHGRGIVAILISALGFAFYPIFGKFVFAGGASLATVLFIRFLIAAAVFWGLIIVRKSTIHLAKRDFLRLWLLGGIIYAGQAGLYISAVKFIPASMASLIFYVYPILVTILALATKQERLSVIKVGGLLFSIIGLIFVLGLNFGGLNVLGILCALGASAIYSVYILTSNRVINSVSPLLSSAVISSAACVTYGLTGVIQGFTWNISVLTWLDILGIAILSTIIAILTFFGGLRRVGPTTASIVSTLEPVLTVGLAYILLGEYLNTTQGIGAACVLLGAILAAWPHNKKLNIGIRETESL
- a CDS encoding ammonium transporter — protein: MMINTGDTAFVLISAALVCLMTPGLAFFYGGLVRKKNVLTIMIQNFVSMGIVTAIWVLGGFSLAFGKDFHGIIGSLQYFGLSGVGMTPNPAYGPTIPFLVFFFYQEMFAVITPALITGAFADRISFKSYLKFLVLWSIFVYIPVAHWVWGGGFLAQMGLVDFAGGIVVHVTAGIAALASVFFVGKRVLQPGESTAPHNIAFVALGTGLLWFGWFGFNGGSALAANGVAATACVNTDIAGSLAMIAWLIISWIHEKKPTMLGVLTGAVAGLATITPAAGYVRPWGAAIIGLLAGVVCYAAVQLRIKLDWDDALDVWGVHGVGGILGSILVGVFAISSVNHTSGLVQGNLHQFLIQILGVAFTALYAFGVTYLILKIINVFESVRVPKEVEIKGLDAILHGETAYL
- a CDS encoding response regulator transcription factor, producing MKIKVFLADDHKILRESLLILLQQENDIEIIGEAPDGQMALQEILRLKPDIAILDISLPRLNGLEVAERIKRDCPEIKVIILTMHKNEEFVARAYQSQVSGYVLKDNALEELLKAIRIVQLGGIYLSTDITSTVVAGFVKNFNLKKGEPDELISSREREIIQLLAEGNSNKQIANMLNLSLKTVETHRSNIMHKMEFKSLADLVLYAVRNHIIEV
- the amt gene encoding ammonium transporter yields the protein MSINHLWIIVSACFVFFMQAGFVCYEVGFIQSKNVISVAIENIITFVITTLVYCFIGFALMFGKSHWGLFGGNFWFLNNLSQAHNSLGFVFVFFELMFAGTAVTIVSGSMTERTRLLPLLIADVFLAGFIYPLYGHWVWADMFTNQSAWLKQLGFMDFAGATVVHCTAGWVSLAGIIIVGPRKDKWDDHGRIKKLGRSNIPFAVLGTFILWFSWFGFNGGSLLEFNDRVGLILLNTNFSAAAGVVGAVLTTSVFIKNHSYMEAVFSGALGGLVAITAGSNYLYPFQAVMVGFIAGVVVVLASLLLEKLGLDDAVGAVPIHGFGGAAGTILLALFTPVEFLGGQTRIVKILVQLSGVILNFVWAFGLGLLMFYTIKKTLGLRVTEEEEDKGLNIVEFADIYSWQDYLKMTHYENLTQDLNLKIHAQNQLLQKQAKLLVETQEHERLKLARDIHDGVGQSLAALKLQLGMIANKVKTEYKDNKLGNQVEGTVNLATQTIEDIRAVLFNLKPAFLREKGLSTAIEVLIKNFEKTTGIKSEFNLLTEMPAWEDAAVLNIYRVIQECLTNILKHARATMVNVNFVRLKRNLYLFQVSDNGVGFEADGVHTGLGLNSIQERLQMLGGRLQIITAEGQGTSLMMEVPFED
- a CDS encoding nucleoside deaminase → MAKTDEFFMKIAIELAISAVEHGNEPFGAVLVKDNEIVYTNENQIYTATDPTFHAEAGLIRKFCYETHIVDLREYTLYSSCEPCFMCCGAMVWTKLGRLVYGASDIDLCNILGENGSQCCQIVFNNSPFKPEVTAGILRDESLQVLASYFSHNIKG